From the genome of Pseudomonas migulae:
CCAAAGAGGCCGTGATCGAGCAATTGCATGGCGCGTTCGCCGAACTGCTCCACAGCGCGATGCCCGCCCCCACGTTCAGTCTCGCCCATCGCTGGCTCTACGCCCGCCCCGCCAGCAGCCATGAATGGGGCACTCTGGCCGATGCCGACCTGGGCCTTTATGCGTGTGGCGACTGGTGCCTGTCCGGCCGCGTCGAAGGGGCATGGCTCAGCGGCCAGGAAGCCGCCCGCCGCTTGCACGAACACCTGCAATGAACCGCATCAACCCGAGCAAATTGCTGCTGTCGAAATGGACAGCAGCCCTCCCGCAAAACCGCGAAAAACACTTTCTGGTGACCGAGTTGTTCCGCGACGAGGAAGGCACGGTGCTGGACGTCGAATTGCAGGCAGTGCTGACCAAGCGCAATCAACGCCTGAGTTGGCAAACCCTGAAAAACAGCGACGCGTGGCTCACAGGCTGGAACTAGTGACCTGTAGGA
Proteins encoded in this window:
- a CDS encoding TIGR02450 family Trp-rich protein; this encodes MNRINPSKLLLSKWTAALPQNREKHFLVTELFRDEEGTVLDVELQAVLTKRNQRLSWQTLKNSDAWLTGWN